One window of the Populus nigra chromosome 4, ddPopNigr1.1, whole genome shotgun sequence genome contains the following:
- the LOC133691049 gene encoding G-type lectin S-receptor-like serine/threonine-protein kinase At5g35370 isoform X1 encodes MGTLLLFLSTSFLFHVLVSGVTYTELIFPNFTASSFKFVDNAGAFLFSRNGTFKVAIFNPGVQKAHYYLCVMHAVSGTVIWSANRDGPISSSGKMTLTAIGITIAEQDGNDKWSTPPLRSSVNALQLTEMGNLVLLDQFNHSLWESFHYPTDTIVMGQHLLEDTILSSAVSDDDLSTGDYKLTVSGSDVLLQWYGQTYWKLSMDARAYRNSNYINEYMEINGTGLFLFGRNGSAVVTQVTLPPSKFRIAQLDASGQFMISSFLGTDRKQEFVGPIDGCRIPFVCGRIGLCTGTSSNGPICSCPQGFLRGSQNSSGCAPSDGYSLPLACNSAKNVTQLNSSDVSYLRLGYGMSYFSIDFSEPIEYGVNLSVCQDVCTADCSCLGIYYQNSSGSCYAFENELGSIIASTTDDDDHLGYIKTLGGNDSPSNNGSTNQRQDFPLFALVLLTFTGFFIIVVFSFLWWRKRSFLKIKETKLGHANSISSGDLDAFYIPGLPQRFDYEELEVATDNFKTKIGSGGFGVVYKGTLPDKSAVAVKKITNLGVQGKKDFCTEIAVIGNIHHVNLVKLRGFCAQGRQRLLVYEYMNRGSLDRTLFGSGPVLEWQERFEIALGTARGLAYLHSGCEQKIIHCDVKPENILLHDCFQAKISDFGLSKLLGPEQSSLFTTMRGTRGYLAPEWLTNSAISEKTDVYSFGMVLLELVSGRKNCSMDASNSGCGQSISSSGSGFVYFPLFALEMHEQGNYLELADPRLEGRVTSEEMERLVRVALCCVQEEPLLRPTMVSVVGMLESSTPLGQPRIESLNFLRFYGRRFTEASMIGEENEQSDIILYPEANTSATSTTNGSHACFSYISSQQISGPR; translated from the coding sequence ATGGGAACCTTATTGTTATTCTTGTCCACCAGTTTTTTGTTCCATGTTCTTGTATCTGGTGTTACTTACACTGAATTAATCTTTCCGAATTTCACTGCTTCAAGCTTTAAATTTGTTGACAACGCAGGGGCTTTCCTGTTCTCACGTAATGGAACATTCAAAGTTGCTATCTTCAACCCTGGAGTACAAAAGGCCCACTATTACTTGTGTGTTATGCATGCAGTGTCTGGCACCGTCATCTGGTCTGCTAATCGTGATGGTCCTATCTCAAGTTCTGGTAAAATGACTCTCACAGCGATTGGAATTACCATTGCCGAGCAAGACGGTAATGACAAATGGTCAACTCCACCACTAAGATCATCAGTAAATGCACTGCAGCTAACTGAGATGGGCAATCTTGTTTTACTTGACCAGTTTAATCATTCTCTTTGGGAGAGCTTCCACTATCCGACAGACACGATTGTCATGGGACAGCACTTACTTGAGGACACAATTCTATCCAGTGCTGTATCAGATGATGACTTGTCAACCGGTGATTACAAGCTGACTGTCAGTGGTTCAGATGTCTTGCTGCAATGGTATGGGCAGACATACTGGAAATTATCTATGGATGCCCGAGCTTACAGGAACTCTAATTATATAAATGAATATATGGAAATTAATGGAACAGGTCTCTTTCTCTTTGGTCGTAATGGATCAGCAGTTGTGACACAGGTGACCTTGCCTCCATCCAAGTTCCGAATTGCTCAGTTGGATGCTTCTGGCCAGTTCATGATCAGTAGTTTTCTGGGTACTGACAGGAAACAGGAATTTGTAGGGCCAATTGATGGTTGTCGAATTCCATTTGTTTGTGGCAGAATTGGACTGTGTACTGGCACTTCATCCAATGGCCCAATTTGTTCATGCCCCCAAGGTTTCCTAAGAGGCTCACAAAATTCGAGCGGCTGCGCGCCAAGTGATGGTTATTCTTTGCCATTGGCTTGCAATTCAGCCAAGAATGTTACTCAGTTGAATTCATCTGATGTTTCTTATCTGAGGCTTGGCTATGGTATGAGTTACTTCTCTATTGATTTCTCTGAGCCTATAGAATATGGTGTGAATTTGTCAGTCTGTCAAGATGTCTGCACTGCTGACTGTTCTTGTTTGGGAATTTATTATCAAAATTCTTCTGGATCTTGCtatgcatttgaaaatgaatTAGGTTCCATTATAGCAAGTACTACAGATGATGATGATCATTTGGGCTACATTAAGACTTTAGGTGGAAATGATTCACCTTCCAACAATGGGTCTACTAATCAAAGACAAGACTTCCCTTTATTTGCTCTGGTGCTGTTAACTTTTACTGGGTTCTTCATCATAGTTGTTTTCAGTTTCCTCTGGTGGAGAAAACGGAGTTTTTTGAAGATTAAAGAGACAAAACTAGGCCATGCAAACTCGATTTCTTCAGGAGATCTGGACGCCTTCTACATCCCAGGCTTACCACAACGGTTTGACTATGAAGAGCTCGAGGTAGCTACTGATAATTTTAAGACCAAGATAGGGTCTGGTGGGTTCGGTGTTGTATACAAGGGTACACTGCCTGATAAATCAGCTGTAGCAGTAAAGAAGATAACCAATTTAGGAGTCCAAGGGAAAAAAGATTTTTGCACTGAAATTGCAGTAATCGGAAATATACACCACGTCAACCTGGTGAAACTGAGAGGATTTTGTGCCCAAGGGAGACAGCGCCTTTTAGTTTATGAGTATATGAATCGTGGCTCACTAGACAGGACCCTCTTTGGCAGTGGGCCTGTCTTGGAATGGCAAGAGAGGTTTGAGATAGCGCTCGGAACTGCACGTGGGCTTGCATACTTGCATTCTGGGTGTGAACAAAAAATCATTCATTGTGATGTCAAGCCAGAGAATATTCTTTTGCATGACTGTTTTCAGGCTAAGATATCTGATTTTGGCCTCTCAAAGCTTCTAGGCCCTGAACAATCTAGTTTATTTACAACAATGAGGGGTACCCGTGGCTATCTTGCACCTGAATGGTTAACTAATTCTGCAATCTCAGAAAAAACTGATGTTTACAGTTTTGGAATGGTACTGCTTGAACTTGTAAGTGGAAGAAAAAATTGCAGCATGGATGCCAGTAACAGTGGTTGTGGCCAATCGATTTCATCATCTGGATCTGGATTTGTTTATTTCCCACTATTTGCATTGGAGATGCATGAGCAAGGGAATTACTTGGAGCTTGCTGACCCAAGGCTAGAGGGACGGGTAACAAGTGAAGAAATGGAGAGATTAGTACGTGTTGCTCTATGTTGTGTTCAAGAGGAGCCATTATTGAGGCCTACAATGGTTAGTGTTGTTGGAATGCTGGAAAGCAGCACTCCTTTAGGTCAGCCAAGAATAGAATCTCTGAATTTCTTGCGCTTTTATGGACGTAGATTCACTGAGGCTTCCATGATTGGGGAGGAAAATGAACAGAGTGACATCATCTTGTATCCAGAAGCAAATACAAGTGCTACAAGCACAACAAATGGCTCACATGCTTGTTTCTCCTATATCTCTTCACAGCAGATCTCAGGCCCAAGATAG
- the LOC133691049 gene encoding G-type lectin S-receptor-like serine/threonine-protein kinase At5g35370 isoform X2, protein MHAVSGTVIWSANRDGPISSSGKMTLTAIGITIAEQDGNDKWSTPPLRSSVNALQLTEMGNLVLLDQFNHSLWESFHYPTDTIVMGQHLLEDTILSSAVSDDDLSTGDYKLTVSGSDVLLQWYGQTYWKLSMDARAYRNSNYINEYMEINGTGLFLFGRNGSAVVTQVTLPPSKFRIAQLDASGQFMISSFLGTDRKQEFVGPIDGCRIPFVCGRIGLCTGTSSNGPICSCPQGFLRGSQNSSGCAPSDGYSLPLACNSAKNVTQLNSSDVSYLRLGYGMSYFSIDFSEPIEYGVNLSVCQDVCTADCSCLGIYYQNSSGSCYAFENELGSIIASTTDDDDHLGYIKTLGGNDSPSNNGSTNQRQDFPLFALVLLTFTGFFIIVVFSFLWWRKRSFLKIKETKLGHANSISSGDLDAFYIPGLPQRFDYEELEVATDNFKTKIGSGGFGVVYKGTLPDKSAVAVKKITNLGVQGKKDFCTEIAVIGNIHHVNLVKLRGFCAQGRQRLLVYEYMNRGSLDRTLFGSGPVLEWQERFEIALGTARGLAYLHSGCEQKIIHCDVKPENILLHDCFQAKISDFGLSKLLGPEQSSLFTTMRGTRGYLAPEWLTNSAISEKTDVYSFGMVLLELVSGRKNCSMDASNSGCGQSISSSGSGFVYFPLFALEMHEQGNYLELADPRLEGRVTSEEMERLVRVALCCVQEEPLLRPTMVSVVGMLESSTPLGQPRIESLNFLRFYGRRFTEASMIGEENEQSDIILYPEANTSATSTTNGSHACFSYISSQQISGPR, encoded by the coding sequence ATGCATGCAGTGTCTGGCACCGTCATCTGGTCTGCTAATCGTGATGGTCCTATCTCAAGTTCTGGTAAAATGACTCTCACAGCGATTGGAATTACCATTGCCGAGCAAGACGGTAATGACAAATGGTCAACTCCACCACTAAGATCATCAGTAAATGCACTGCAGCTAACTGAGATGGGCAATCTTGTTTTACTTGACCAGTTTAATCATTCTCTTTGGGAGAGCTTCCACTATCCGACAGACACGATTGTCATGGGACAGCACTTACTTGAGGACACAATTCTATCCAGTGCTGTATCAGATGATGACTTGTCAACCGGTGATTACAAGCTGACTGTCAGTGGTTCAGATGTCTTGCTGCAATGGTATGGGCAGACATACTGGAAATTATCTATGGATGCCCGAGCTTACAGGAACTCTAATTATATAAATGAATATATGGAAATTAATGGAACAGGTCTCTTTCTCTTTGGTCGTAATGGATCAGCAGTTGTGACACAGGTGACCTTGCCTCCATCCAAGTTCCGAATTGCTCAGTTGGATGCTTCTGGCCAGTTCATGATCAGTAGTTTTCTGGGTACTGACAGGAAACAGGAATTTGTAGGGCCAATTGATGGTTGTCGAATTCCATTTGTTTGTGGCAGAATTGGACTGTGTACTGGCACTTCATCCAATGGCCCAATTTGTTCATGCCCCCAAGGTTTCCTAAGAGGCTCACAAAATTCGAGCGGCTGCGCGCCAAGTGATGGTTATTCTTTGCCATTGGCTTGCAATTCAGCCAAGAATGTTACTCAGTTGAATTCATCTGATGTTTCTTATCTGAGGCTTGGCTATGGTATGAGTTACTTCTCTATTGATTTCTCTGAGCCTATAGAATATGGTGTGAATTTGTCAGTCTGTCAAGATGTCTGCACTGCTGACTGTTCTTGTTTGGGAATTTATTATCAAAATTCTTCTGGATCTTGCtatgcatttgaaaatgaatTAGGTTCCATTATAGCAAGTACTACAGATGATGATGATCATTTGGGCTACATTAAGACTTTAGGTGGAAATGATTCACCTTCCAACAATGGGTCTACTAATCAAAGACAAGACTTCCCTTTATTTGCTCTGGTGCTGTTAACTTTTACTGGGTTCTTCATCATAGTTGTTTTCAGTTTCCTCTGGTGGAGAAAACGGAGTTTTTTGAAGATTAAAGAGACAAAACTAGGCCATGCAAACTCGATTTCTTCAGGAGATCTGGACGCCTTCTACATCCCAGGCTTACCACAACGGTTTGACTATGAAGAGCTCGAGGTAGCTACTGATAATTTTAAGACCAAGATAGGGTCTGGTGGGTTCGGTGTTGTATACAAGGGTACACTGCCTGATAAATCAGCTGTAGCAGTAAAGAAGATAACCAATTTAGGAGTCCAAGGGAAAAAAGATTTTTGCACTGAAATTGCAGTAATCGGAAATATACACCACGTCAACCTGGTGAAACTGAGAGGATTTTGTGCCCAAGGGAGACAGCGCCTTTTAGTTTATGAGTATATGAATCGTGGCTCACTAGACAGGACCCTCTTTGGCAGTGGGCCTGTCTTGGAATGGCAAGAGAGGTTTGAGATAGCGCTCGGAACTGCACGTGGGCTTGCATACTTGCATTCTGGGTGTGAACAAAAAATCATTCATTGTGATGTCAAGCCAGAGAATATTCTTTTGCATGACTGTTTTCAGGCTAAGATATCTGATTTTGGCCTCTCAAAGCTTCTAGGCCCTGAACAATCTAGTTTATTTACAACAATGAGGGGTACCCGTGGCTATCTTGCACCTGAATGGTTAACTAATTCTGCAATCTCAGAAAAAACTGATGTTTACAGTTTTGGAATGGTACTGCTTGAACTTGTAAGTGGAAGAAAAAATTGCAGCATGGATGCCAGTAACAGTGGTTGTGGCCAATCGATTTCATCATCTGGATCTGGATTTGTTTATTTCCCACTATTTGCATTGGAGATGCATGAGCAAGGGAATTACTTGGAGCTTGCTGACCCAAGGCTAGAGGGACGGGTAACAAGTGAAGAAATGGAGAGATTAGTACGTGTTGCTCTATGTTGTGTTCAAGAGGAGCCATTATTGAGGCCTACAATGGTTAGTGTTGTTGGAATGCTGGAAAGCAGCACTCCTTTAGGTCAGCCAAGAATAGAATCTCTGAATTTCTTGCGCTTTTATGGACGTAGATTCACTGAGGCTTCCATGATTGGGGAGGAAAATGAACAGAGTGACATCATCTTGTATCCAGAAGCAAATACAAGTGCTACAAGCACAACAAATGGCTCACATGCTTGTTTCTCCTATATCTCTTCACAGCAGATCTCAGGCCCAAGATAG